A stretch of the Synechocystis sp. PCC 7338 genome encodes the following:
- the dnaN gene encoding DNA polymerase III subunit beta — protein sequence MKLICRQSDLSSGLSLVSRAVSSRPTHPVLGNVLLEADAEKNYLRLTAFDLSLGIQSSFTADVQQSGRITLPAKLLNDIVSRLPDGDITMAIDPDEEAGDSYLTTITSESGRFQIRGLDADDFPALPTVEGVKPLMLPVATLNEGLRGALFAASTDETKQVLTGVHIKGSSDSLEFAATDGHRLAVVEAPTQIENDEGEAVVTGSDLADFAVTIPARALRELERMVASQGNSDLVSLVVNDTQVIFELGDQRLTSRKLEGAYPAYDQLIPRQFSRTVTMERKRLITSLERVSVLADQKNNLVTFTLQSPGNQLRLAVEAQDLGHGEESMGAEIIGEGGQIAFNIKYLMDGLKALPSNDIQMQLNEGNQPVIFTPLGGLKMTYLVMPVRLVG from the coding sequence ATGAAACTCATCTGTCGTCAAAGTGATCTCAGCAGTGGTCTATCCCTAGTCAGTCGGGCTGTTTCCTCCCGGCCCACCCATCCTGTGTTGGGTAATGTGCTCCTCGAAGCCGATGCAGAGAAAAATTATCTACGCTTAACAGCCTTTGACCTCAGCCTCGGTATCCAGAGTAGTTTTACCGCCGACGTCCAACAGAGTGGCCGCATCACCCTGCCCGCTAAATTACTCAATGACATTGTTTCTCGCCTACCGGACGGAGATATTACCATGGCGATCGATCCCGATGAAGAGGCTGGGGATAGTTATTTAACCACTATCACCTCAGAGTCGGGGCGGTTCCAAATTCGAGGTCTAGATGCGGATGATTTTCCTGCCCTGCCCACCGTGGAAGGAGTCAAACCATTAATGTTACCGGTGGCAACCCTCAATGAAGGGTTACGGGGAGCCTTATTCGCCGCCAGTACTGATGAGACTAAACAGGTGCTGACGGGGGTGCATATCAAAGGTAGTAGCGATAGTTTGGAATTTGCGGCCACCGATGGTCACCGGCTCGCTGTGGTGGAGGCTCCCACCCAAATTGAAAACGATGAAGGGGAAGCAGTGGTTACTGGCAGTGACCTGGCGGATTTTGCTGTTACCATTCCGGCCCGGGCCCTACGGGAATTAGAAAGAATGGTAGCCAGCCAGGGTAATAGTGATTTAGTTTCCCTGGTGGTGAACGATACCCAGGTAATTTTCGAGTTGGGGGATCAAAGGTTGACTAGCCGCAAATTGGAAGGGGCCTATCCCGCCTATGACCAGCTTATTCCCCGACAGTTTAGCCGCACTGTCACCATGGAACGAAAACGGTTAATTACCTCCTTGGAAAGGGTTTCTGTGCTGGCGGATCAGAAAAATAACTTAGTCACCTTCACCCTCCAAAGCCCCGGTAACCAACTCCGGTTGGCGGTGGAAGCCCAGGACTTGGGCCATGGGGAAGAATCCATGGGGGCAGAAATTATTGGCGAAGGCGGACAAATTGCCTTCAATATCAAATATTTAATGGACGGACTGAAGGCATTGCCTAGCAATGATATTCAAATGCAACTCAATGAAGGTAATCAGCCAGTGATTTTTACTCCCCTGGGGGGGCTGAAAATGACCTATCTGGTTATGCCGGTGCGGCTAGTGGGCTAG
- the trpA gene encoding tryptophan synthase subunit alpha, with protein sequence MNAVAACFTALRQRGECALIPFLTAGDPDLATTAEALRVLDRAGADLIELGVPYSDPLADGPVIQAAATRALQKGVKLDDVLDIVRQVHGEIKAPIILFTYYNPIFYQGIEVFLNKIKAAGVKGLVVPDLPLEESDRLLEATAERGLELILLVAPTSSPARQTAIAKKSQGFVYLVSVTGVTGVRTAVGSRVETLLAGMRQVTDKPIGVGFGISQPEQARQVKAWGADAVIVGSAMVKRLAEQTPAEGLQSLEDFCRQLKAAIS encoded by the coding sequence ATGAACGCTGTTGCCGCTTGTTTTACTGCTCTCCGTCAAAGGGGGGAATGTGCTTTGATTCCTTTCCTCACAGCGGGAGACCCAGATTTAGCCACCACAGCCGAAGCGTTGCGAGTTTTAGACCGAGCGGGGGCAGATTTAATTGAGTTGGGGGTGCCCTATTCCGACCCCCTGGCCGATGGCCCTGTTATCCAAGCGGCGGCCACCAGGGCTTTGCAAAAAGGGGTCAAGTTGGATGACGTCCTTGACATTGTCCGGCAGGTTCACGGGGAGATTAAGGCGCCAATTATTTTATTCACCTACTACAATCCCATTTTTTACCAGGGCATCGAGGTTTTTCTCAATAAGATTAAGGCCGCTGGCGTAAAGGGCTTAGTGGTACCGGATTTGCCCCTAGAGGAGTCCGATCGCCTGTTGGAGGCCACCGCTGAGCGGGGCTTGGAGTTGATTTTATTGGTGGCTCCCACCAGTTCCCCAGCAAGACAAACGGCGATCGCCAAAAAGTCCCAAGGCTTTGTTTACCTAGTCAGTGTGACGGGGGTAACGGGGGTGAGAACGGCAGTGGGATCACGGGTGGAAACATTGTTGGCAGGGATGCGCCAAGTAACCGATAAGCCCATTGGCGTTGGCTTTGGCATTTCCCAACCGGAACAGGCTCGGCAGGTGAAAGCTTGGGGCGCAGACGCGGTAATTGTGGGCAGTGCCATGGTCAAACGCTTAGCAGAACAAACCCCAGCAGAAGGATTGCAATCCCTAGAGGATTTTTGTCGCCAGCTCAAGGCTGCTATTAGTTAG
- a CDS encoding pentapeptide repeat-containing protein — translation MMKTIKSPFIALGLIFASPLMWGGTAIAENADHVQQLLATNACMNCDLSGADLAGAHLIGADLRNANLAGTNLNEANLEGADLTGANLQNADLRGAMVTNATLNQANLTKADFAFAKLYDVDVTGATVDGMNIQNAEIYNTGIGIGGGDD, via the coding sequence ATGATGAAAACGATTAAAAGCCCATTCATTGCCCTTGGTCTGATTTTTGCTAGTCCCCTGATGTGGGGAGGCACGGCGATCGCCGAGAATGCCGATCACGTACAGCAACTATTGGCAACCAATGCCTGTATGAACTGTGACCTGTCCGGGGCAGACCTGGCCGGTGCCCATCTGATCGGGGCCGATTTACGCAACGCTAACCTGGCGGGTACTAACCTCAACGAAGCCAATTTGGAAGGGGCCGATCTAACCGGCGCTAACCTACAGAATGCTGACCTGCGGGGAGCCATGGTCACCAACGCTACCCTCAACCAAGCCAATTTGACTAAGGCTGATTTTGCCTTTGCCAAACTCTACGATGTGGACGTGACCGGTGCCACCGTTGATGGCATGAATATCCAAAATGCCGAAATTTACAACACTGGCATTGGTATTGGAGGCGGCGACGACTAA
- a CDS encoding DUF1622 domain-containing protein, with protein MEVLDHYLGNLVGITKFFLESFSVLCIILGLIKTLHMVWAADRRTMGTPKFFNSVRLQFGLWLALALEFQLGADILSTTIAPTLESLSKLGLIAVIRTFLNYFLGKELESEIRMEMEQQERNH; from the coding sequence ATGGAAGTTTTAGATCATTACCTGGGTAACCTGGTCGGCATTACCAAGTTTTTCCTGGAAAGTTTTTCCGTACTCTGTATTATCCTTGGCTTAATTAAAACTTTGCACATGGTTTGGGCTGCCGATCGCCGTACCATGGGCACCCCGAAATTCTTTAATAGTGTTCGTCTGCAATTCGGTTTGTGGTTAGCCTTGGCACTGGAATTTCAATTGGGAGCAGACATTCTTTCCACTACCATTGCCCCCACCCTAGAAAGCCTGAGCAAGCTGGGGCTGATTGCTGTGATCAGAACCTTCTTGAACTATTTCCTCGGTAAGGAACTGGAATCGGAGATCAGGATGGAAATGGAGCAACAGGAACGGAATCATTAA
- a CDS encoding LL-diaminopimelate aminotransferase encodes MQFADRLNSFGGNVFADMDLAKAQARAQGQTIIDLSLGSSDLPTPAPIIATIAKALHDPQTHGYLLHQGTLPLRKAIAVWYEKRFGLAIDAETEVLPLIGSQEGTAHLPLAVLNPGDVALLMDPGYPSHMGGVYLAGGKIYPMPLRAENQFLPVFAAIPEVILSKAKMMVLSYPHNPTTAIASLEFFQTAVQFCRDHDLVLVHDFPYMDLVFDGADLPPSILSADPHKTCTIEFFTFSKSYNMGGFRIGFAIGNAQLITALKKIKAVVDFNQYEGILQGAIAALESPPAIVQQTVAIFSQRRATLVDALAKIGWAVPLPTATMYVWAPLPPSWSGNSLEFCQKLVAKTGVALSPGSGFGQGGEGYVRFALVQEPTILATAAEKIGQFLNHN; translated from the coding sequence ATGCAATTTGCCGATCGTCTCAATTCCTTTGGTGGCAACGTTTTTGCTGATATGGATCTGGCTAAAGCCCAGGCCAGGGCCCAGGGACAAACCATCATTGATCTTTCCCTTGGTTCCTCCGATTTACCTACCCCCGCCCCCATTATTGCCACGATCGCCAAAGCGTTGCATGATCCCCAGACCCATGGTTATCTTCTGCATCAAGGAACTTTACCTTTAAGAAAGGCGATCGCCGTTTGGTATGAAAAGAGATTTGGTTTAGCCATAGATGCGGAAACGGAAGTATTGCCCCTGATTGGCTCCCAGGAAGGCACAGCCCATTTACCCCTGGCGGTCTTAAATCCCGGTGACGTGGCGTTGTTAATGGACCCCGGTTATCCTTCCCACATGGGGGGCGTGTACCTGGCCGGAGGGAAAATTTACCCGATGCCATTGAGGGCGGAAAACCAATTTTTACCGGTTTTTGCGGCTATTCCCGAGGTGATTTTAAGCAAAGCCAAAATGATGGTACTCAGCTATCCCCACAATCCCACCACGGCGATCGCCAGCTTGGAATTTTTTCAAACAGCGGTGCAATTTTGTCGTGACCATGATTTAGTTTTAGTACACGATTTTCCCTACATGGATCTGGTTTTTGATGGTGCAGATCTTCCTCCATCCATATTGTCCGCCGATCCCCATAAAACCTGTACCATCGAGTTCTTCACCTTTTCCAAATCCTATAACATGGGAGGATTTCGCATCGGTTTTGCCATTGGCAACGCCCAGTTAATTACCGCCCTGAAAAAAATTAAAGCGGTGGTGGATTTTAACCAATACGAAGGCATTCTCCAAGGGGCGATCGCCGCCCTGGAAAGTCCGCCGGCCATTGTGCAGCAAACGGTGGCTATATTTTCCCAACGGCGGGCCACCCTGGTTGACGCTTTAGCTAAAATTGGCTGGGCTGTGCCCCTACCCACGGCCACCATGTACGTCTGGGCTCCATTACCCCCTAGTTGGTCTGGCAATTCCCTGGAATTTTGTCAAAAACTGGTGGCCAAAACCGGCGTCGCCCTTTCCCCAGGATCTGGCTTTGGTCAAGGCGGGGAGGGCTATGTGCGTTTTGCTTTAGTACAGGAACCGACCATTTTAGCCACAGCGGCCGAAAAAATTGGCCAATTTCTTAACCACAACTAG
- a CDS encoding WD40 repeat domain-containing protein, translated as MAKSLLTLRWQTILSDYVTAIAWSPNGSFLAVASAAGEVVLLTLQEKNLLTLREKQGFSLDAIAFSADGQFLATGGQDGTVRIWQVGEDGAVLLTELENKRTWVDCLRWHPQRPELAFALGKYTQIWDGGLKAVVATINFEKSSVLDMAWHPSGNFLVLAGNQSLKVWKTKAWDDDPHLWDISGASGVIAFSLDGQYLASGNNDRTLLVWEWENLDPWQMQGFPGKVRHLAWSMKAPESSPLLVSSSGKSMVAWVQGENDNWVAQPLDLHNGTITAIAFKPRSNLLASASEDGLVCLWKKATHAAQVLEGVAAGFSTLAWSPQGNHLAAGGCGGKLLLWAENMTGKGDA; from the coding sequence ATGGCTAAATCCCTGCTCACCCTCCGTTGGCAAACCATTCTGTCGGATTATGTAACAGCGATCGCCTGGTCACCAAATGGATCTTTTCTGGCGGTGGCTTCAGCGGCGGGGGAGGTAGTGCTATTAACGCTCCAGGAAAAAAATTTACTAACTTTGCGGGAAAAGCAGGGTTTTTCGCTGGATGCAATCGCCTTTTCAGCCGATGGTCAATTTTTGGCAACGGGGGGCCAGGATGGCACAGTGCGTATTTGGCAGGTGGGGGAGGATGGGGCAGTATTACTAACCGAACTGGAAAATAAGCGGACTTGGGTCGATTGCCTGCGGTGGCATCCCCAGCGTCCAGAACTGGCCTTTGCCCTGGGAAAATACACCCAAATATGGGATGGGGGCCTCAAGGCCGTGGTGGCAACGATTAACTTTGAAAAATCGTCGGTGTTGGATATGGCCTGGCATCCCAGCGGCAACTTTTTAGTCCTAGCCGGTAACCAGAGCCTCAAAGTTTGGAAGACAAAAGCCTGGGATGATGATCCACATCTGTGGGATATCAGTGGAGCTAGCGGGGTGATCGCTTTCTCCCTCGATGGGCAGTATTTGGCTTCCGGTAATAATGACCGAACATTGTTAGTTTGGGAATGGGAAAACCTTGACCCCTGGCAAATGCAAGGATTTCCGGGCAAGGTACGGCATTTGGCCTGGTCTATGAAAGCTCCGGAAAGCTCACCCCTGTTGGTTTCTAGCAGTGGTAAGAGTATGGTGGCCTGGGTTCAGGGAGAAAATGATAATTGGGTCGCTCAACCCTTGGACTTACACAATGGGACAATAACGGCGATCGCCTTTAAACCCCGTTCCAACCTATTGGCCTCTGCTTCGGAAGATGGTTTAGTCTGCCTGTGGAAAAAAGCTACCCATGCCGCCCAAGTTCTGGAAGGAGTAGCCGCCGGATTCTCTACCCTAGCCTGGTCACCCCAAGGGAATCATCTCGCCGCCGGGGGCTGTGGCGGGAAATTGCTTCTATGGGCAGAGAATATGACTGGCAAAGGGGATGCGTAG
- a CDS encoding GTP-binding protein yields the protein MVIADTLRSVPVTVLTGYLGAGKTTLLNRILTHEHGKKVAVIVNEFGEVGIDNQLIIDADEEIFEMNNGCICCTVRGDLIRIISNLMKRRDKFDHLVIETTGLADPAPVIQTFFVDDEVQTQTSLDAVVTVVDAAHIAQHWEAEEAVEQIAFADVILLNKTDLVTEVELQALEEKIRAMNAIAKIYRTRDAQVEMDSILGVNAFDLGNALKIDPEFLNETAHEHDETVHSIALVEPGEIDGAKLNRWLGILLRDHGPDIFRMKGILNIAGEDCRFVFQGVHMLFEGRQDRPWRDNETRKNELVFIGRNLEAMGLEKGFRECLQ from the coding sequence ATGGTTATTGCTGATACCCTGCGTTCGGTTCCAGTCACAGTGCTTACAGGCTATCTAGGGGCGGGTAAAACAACTCTACTAAATCGCATTCTCACCCATGAGCATGGTAAAAAAGTGGCGGTTATTGTCAATGAATTTGGTGAGGTGGGCATAGATAATCAACTGATCATTGATGCCGACGAAGAAATCTTCGAGATGAATAACGGCTGTATCTGCTGTACTGTGCGGGGTGATCTGATCCGCATCATTAGCAACTTGATGAAGCGTCGGGACAAATTCGATCACCTTGTTATTGAAACCACCGGACTAGCTGACCCGGCCCCAGTAATTCAGACTTTTTTTGTGGATGATGAGGTACAAACCCAAACCAGCTTAGACGCAGTGGTGACGGTGGTGGACGCCGCCCACATTGCCCAACACTGGGAAGCAGAAGAAGCTGTGGAGCAAATTGCCTTTGCCGACGTCATCTTACTTAACAAAACTGACCTGGTTACGGAAGTTGAGTTACAGGCTCTAGAAGAAAAAATCCGGGCAATGAATGCGATCGCCAAAATTTATCGCACCCGTGATGCCCAAGTGGAGATGGATTCTATCCTTGGGGTGAATGCCTTTGATTTGGGTAATGCCTTAAAAATTGATCCCGAATTTCTCAACGAAACTGCCCACGAACATGACGAAACCGTTCATTCCATTGCTTTAGTGGAACCAGGGGAAATAGACGGAGCTAAACTGAACCGCTGGCTGGGGATATTGCTACGGGACCATGGCCCCGATATTTTTCGTATGAAAGGTATCCTCAACATCGCCGGGGAAGACTGCCGCTTTGTTTTCCAGGGGGTCCACATGTTGTTTGAAGGGCGTCAGGATCGGCCTTGGCGGGACAATGAAACCCGTAAAAATGAGTTGGTCTTCATCGGCAGAAATCTGGAAGCCATGGGTTTGGAGAAAGGATTTCGGGAATGCCTGCAATAG
- a CDS encoding SidA/IucD/PvdA family monooxygenase: MVPEPKILPKFIDLAIAGAGPQALTLVTHLLQKRKRLRGRFVVFDPSGDWLQRWQYQFAAAEIPHLRSPAVHHPDPNPHALRTFAEQRPQELFPPYDLPGTDLFWEFCQEVIERWQLRNLVYPAQIRDIEPLEHQNRQRFRLWLADGQSILTRRVVLAIAGGKPQIPAWVDQISSSYPVHTLAHSEKIDLRSMHLTGEKILIIGSGLTSGHLAIGAIKRGAKVLMMARRQFYEKLFDAEPGWLGPKYLKGFYAEPSWDKRWQLIQSARNGGSLTPAVLTHLRRLEKEGSLTFYENCEVSQAQWQENHWQVSCNYPGAHDCLAHLAIDRIWLCTGSTIDVRQWPLLREIQTTYPAPMIHGLPVLDSALRWPGCNLHIMGGAASLQLGPVARNLAGARMAGDRLVGCL, encoded by the coding sequence ATGGTGCCTGAGCCTAAAATCCTGCCGAAGTTTATTGATTTGGCGATCGCCGGGGCGGGGCCCCAAGCCCTGACCTTAGTGACCCATTTACTGCAAAAAAGAAAACGCCTGCGGGGAAGATTTGTGGTATTTGATCCCAGTGGTGACTGGCTCCAGCGTTGGCAATACCAATTTGCGGCGGCGGAAATTCCCCATCTACGCTCCCCGGCGGTGCATCATCCCGACCCCAATCCCCATGCCCTCCGTACCTTTGCAGAACAACGCCCCCAGGAATTATTCCCCCCCTACGATTTACCCGGTACAGATCTATTTTGGGAATTTTGCCAAGAGGTTATCGAGCGGTGGCAATTGCGAAATTTGGTTTACCCTGCCCAGATCAGGGACATAGAACCTCTAGAACATCAGAATCGACAGCGATTTCGTCTTTGGTTAGCGGATGGTCAATCAATACTGACCCGTAGGGTGGTGTTGGCGATCGCCGGGGGAAAGCCCCAAATTCCGGCCTGGGTGGATCAGATTTCGTCTTCTTATCCAGTCCATACCCTAGCTCATTCAGAAAAAATTGATCTGAGAAGCATGCATCTAACGGGGGAAAAAATTCTTATCATCGGTAGTGGCCTGACCAGCGGCCATTTGGCGATCGGAGCCATTAAACGGGGAGCCAAGGTACTGATGATGGCCCGGCGGCAATTTTACGAGAAGCTTTTTGATGCGGAACCGGGCTGGCTAGGCCCTAAATATTTGAAAGGCTTTTATGCTGAACCGAGTTGGGATAAACGCTGGCAGTTGATTCAATCCGCCCGTAATGGAGGTTCCCTCACCCCTGCGGTATTAACCCATCTACGTCGTCTGGAAAAAGAAGGGTCACTGACTTTTTATGAAAATTGCGAAGTTAGCCAAGCCCAATGGCAAGAAAATCATTGGCAGGTGAGTTGCAATTATCCCGGAGCTCATGATTGTCTGGCCCATTTAGCGATTGATCGTATTTGGCTCTGTACGGGGAGCACGATCGACGTTCGGCAATGGCCCCTGCTGAGGGAAATTCAAACCACCTATCCTGCGCCAATGATCCATGGCCTACCAGTGCTGGATTCTGCCCTACGTTGGCCTGGTTGCAATTTACACATCATGGGAGGAGCCGCTTCTCTCCAACTCGGCCCTGTGGCCCGGAACTTGGCTGGGGCTAGGATGGCGGGCGATCGCCTCGTAGGTTGTTTATAA
- a CDS encoding UbiD family decarboxylase: MARDLRGFIQLLEARGQLRRITAEVDPDLEVAEISNRMLQAGGPGLLFENVKGSPFPVAMNLMGTVERICWAMNMDHPLELEDLGKKLALLQQPKPPKKISQAIDFGKVLFDVLKAKPGRNFFPPCQEVVIGNDDLDLNQIPLIRPYPGDAGKIITLGLVITKDCETGTPNVGVYRLQLQSKTTMTVHWLSVRGGARHLRKAMERGQKLEVAIALGVDPLIIMAAATPIPVDLSEWLFAGLYGGSGVALAKCKTVDLEVPADSEFVLEGTITPGEMLPDGPFGDHMGYYGGVEDSPLVRFHCLTHRKNPVYLTTFSGRPPKEEAMMAIALNRIYTPILRQQVSEITDFFLPMEALSYKAAIISIDKAYPGQAKRAALAFWSALPQFTYTKFVIVVDKNINIRDPRQVVWAISSKVDPVRDVFILPETPFDTLDFASEKIGLGGRMGIDATTKIPPETDHEWGEVLESDQAMAEQVSQRWAEYGLGDINLTEVNPNLFGYDV, encoded by the coding sequence ATGGCCAGAGATTTACGGGGATTCATCCAGTTGTTGGAAGCACGGGGGCAGTTGCGCCGCATTACCGCTGAGGTGGATCCCGATTTGGAAGTGGCGGAAATCTCTAACCGCATGCTACAGGCTGGTGGTCCAGGGCTATTGTTTGAAAATGTCAAGGGTTCCCCCTTCCCCGTGGCGATGAATTTGATGGGCACAGTGGAGCGCATCTGTTGGGCCATGAATATGGATCATCCCCTGGAATTGGAAGATTTGGGCAAAAAGCTAGCCCTGTTGCAACAGCCTAAGCCGCCTAAGAAAATTTCCCAGGCCATTGATTTTGGCAAAGTCTTGTTTGATGTGCTCAAGGCTAAACCGGGGCGCAACTTCTTTCCCCCCTGCCAGGAAGTGGTCATTGGGAATGACGATCTCGATTTAAATCAAATTCCCCTGATTCGTCCCTACCCCGGTGATGCGGGCAAAATTATTACCCTTGGTTTAGTGATCACCAAGGACTGTGAAACGGGCACGCCCAATGTGGGGGTTTACCGTCTGCAACTGCAATCCAAAACCACCATGACCGTCCATTGGCTATCGGTGCGGGGAGGGGCCAGACATTTACGGAAAGCGATGGAACGAGGCCAAAAACTAGAAGTGGCGATCGCCTTGGGGGTAGATCCATTAATCATTATGGCGGCGGCCACACCGATTCCCGTGGATTTATCGGAATGGTTATTTGCAGGGCTATACGGTGGTTCCGGGGTGGCATTAGCTAAATGTAAAACCGTAGATTTGGAAGTTCCCGCTGACTCAGAATTTGTGTTGGAAGGCACTATTACCCCCGGTGAAATGTTACCGGATGGGCCTTTTGGTGATCACATGGGCTATTACGGCGGCGTGGAGGATTCTCCCCTAGTGCGGTTCCATTGCCTAACCCACCGCAAAAATCCTGTTTATTTAACCACCTTCAGCGGCCGTCCCCCCAAGGAAGAAGCGATGATGGCGATCGCCTTGAACCGGATTTATACGCCAATTTTGCGGCAACAGGTTTCGGAAATCACCGACTTCTTTCTACCGATGGAGGCGTTGAGCTATAAAGCCGCCATTATCTCCATCGATAAAGCATATCCCGGCCAAGCTAAGCGGGCCGCCCTGGCCTTTTGGAGTGCCCTGCCCCAGTTTACCTACACCAAATTTGTCATTGTGGTGGACAAGAACATTAATATTCGGGATCCCCGCCAGGTGGTTTGGGCTATTAGCTCCAAGGTTGACCCGGTGAGAGACGTGTTCATTTTGCCGGAAACCCCCTTTGATACCCTTGATTTTGCCAGTGAAAAGATTGGTTTGGGAGGCCGCATGGGCATCGATGCCACCACAAAAATTCCCCCGGAAACGGATCACGAATGGGGAGAGGTATTGGAATCGGATCAAGCCATGGCGGAGCAGGTTAGCCAACGCTGGGCCGAGTACGGCTTGGGGGATATTAATTTAACGGAAGTTAATCCTAATCTGTTCGGCTATGACGTTTGA
- a CDS encoding NYN domain-containing protein, giving the protein MSYQSNDLAKYLSNILINIIRIHPEYLLEKYRKYDWDSEKTSQIITKYFSYHLNNLVDNGENSFFLNISLSIFRKFLVPFSLSDKDIVDLCIKNKSIEYSKHLDDKSTTLGFSVLLIDIENIYLDVVEEDLIKKLSRHSLKHYLAFGNWKKLGNKDEELHKRGYELFHVPSGKNNADQRMTSIGSFICLNYPDIKEIFVCSSDKDLETLCNFLSQKDIVVYQVFRQTNSLCIKNSETNEVLSYPIIFNELSKKNFTVLKTFIEEIKSIIHEITDHTSQQRWVTLNQISTVFYRKFGSSLKDIVQQHFPGKTAKFIFLEYKNYFVVHDPPKSKDTFITLFDVDNQSAPLNHSKKQESLEEMFVKIIKEETKNSKNKKLEIGYIASKFAGKYNVPITKALKNDSRLGSYKNFINSISTLELINEGGRSFIRLR; this is encoded by the coding sequence ATGTCTTATCAATCAAATGATTTGGCTAAGTACCTTTCAAATATTTTAATAAACATTATCAGAATTCATCCGGAATACCTGCTCGAAAAATACAGAAAGTATGATTGGGATAGCGAGAAAACATCCCAGATCATTACAAAATACTTTTCTTATCATCTTAATAATTTAGTTGATAATGGAGAAAATAGTTTTTTTCTAAATATTAGCTTATCCATTTTTCGTAAATTCCTAGTGCCATTTAGTTTAAGTGATAAAGATATTGTGGACTTATGCATAAAAAACAAATCAATTGAATATAGCAAACACTTAGATGATAAGTCGACAACTTTAGGATTTTCAGTACTTTTAATTGACATAGAAAATATTTATTTAGACGTTGTAGAAGAAGACTTAATTAAAAAACTTAGTAGGCATTCTCTAAAACACTACTTGGCTTTTGGTAACTGGAAAAAGTTGGGAAATAAAGATGAAGAGTTACACAAAAGAGGATATGAACTATTTCACGTGCCTTCAGGCAAAAATAATGCAGATCAAAGAATGACAAGTATAGGATCTTTTATTTGCCTAAATTATCCTGATATAAAAGAAATTTTTGTTTGTTCTTCGGATAAAGATCTTGAGACTTTATGCAACTTTCTATCTCAGAAAGATATTGTCGTCTATCAAGTTTTTCGACAAACCAACAGTTTGTGTATTAAAAATTCTGAAACAAATGAAGTCTTGTCATATCCCATTATTTTCAATGAACTTTCCAAGAAAAACTTTACTGTTTTAAAAACATTTATTGAAGAAATCAAATCTATTATTCATGAAATTACAGATCACACGTCACAACAACGATGGGTTACGTTAAATCAGATTTCAACCGTATTTTATCGTAAGTTTGGATCAAGTCTTAAGGATATTGTTCAACAACACTTTCCTGGAAAAACAGCAAAGTTTATATTTTTGGAATACAAGAATTATTTTGTTGTCCATGATCCACCGAAATCTAAAGATACTTTTATCACATTGTTTGATGTTGATAATCAATCTGCTCCACTTAATCATTCAAAAAAACAAGAATCTTTGGAAGAAATGTTCGTTAAAATCATAAAAGAAGAGACTAAAAATAGTAAAAATAAAAAACTTGAAATAGGATACATTGCTTCCAAGTTTGCTGGAAAGTACAATGTTCCAATCACTAAGGCACTTAAAAATGACAGTCGTCTTGGTAGCTACAAAAATTTTATTAATTCAATATCAACGCTAGAACTTATAAATGAAGGTGGACGTTCCTTTATCCGTTTACGATAG